The segment CCTCACATGGGCCATATATGGGCCTCATTAAGCGTTAAACGACTTCTGCCGGTCAAAAGCGCGTATACTTCCCGCGACAGAAAATCCTGAACCGGTTCCAGTCTGTTTGGCTATCATTGCTTAAGCGTGTATTGCCCGACCATTACTCATAAGAATCATTCTGATGATTCACCCTGGAACCGCTTGCAAATCAACCTTCAAAGATAAGAATAAATGTCCAAAAAACACTCCAAACCAGCCCGCGATCCCCATGCCGAGCGCGAGGCGCGTAAATACGATAAGCCGATCGCCAGCCGGGAACTCATTCTTGAGACGCTAGCCGAGGCGGGCGAGCCGATGACCTGGCAGCAGTTGGCCGAGGTGCTCGGCCTGCATGAGGCGGATGAGACCGAGGCCCTGTCCCGACGTCTGCGCGCCATGGAGCGCGATGGCCAGGTGGTGCGTAACCGGCGTGACGGCTACGGCCCACTGGAGAAGATGGACCTGGTGCGCGGTCGCATCCAGGCCCATCCCGATGGCTTCGGGTTTCTGATCCCCGATGACGGCAGTGATGACCTGTTCATGTCCGCCCGCGAGATGCGCGCCCTGATGCACGGTGATCGCGTGGTGGCCAGCGTGTCGGGTATCGATCGTCGCGGTCGCCGCGAAGGTGTGGTGGTAGAGGTGCTGGAACGCAACACCCATCAGGTGGTGGGGCGCTTCCAGCTCGAAGGCGGCATGGCCTTCGTGATCCCCGATAACAAGCGCGTGGTGCATGACATCGCGGTGCTGCCGGAAAATGCCGGTGACGCCAGGCACGGACAGATTGTATTGGTCGAGCTGGTGCAGCAGCCGACGCGCCGCCGTCAGCCCATGGGGCGGGTGATCGAGATTGTCGGCGACCACATGGCGCCGGGCATGGAGATCGATATTGCGGTGCGTTCCCATGAGTTGCCGCATGCATGGCCGGATGCCGTGGACGACGAGGTCGGCGGCCTCAGGGCCGAGGTGCCGGACTCCGCAGTGGCTGATCGTGAAGATATCCGCGCGCTGCCGCTGGTCACCATCGACGGTGAGGACGCGCGCGACTTTGATGATGCGGTGTATTGCGAGCCCCATGGCAAGGACGGCAAGGAATGGCGCCTGCTGGTGGCCATTGCCGACGTGTCGCACTACGTGGCGGTGAACTCGGCGCTCGACAAAGAGGCCGTTGAGCGCGGCAATTCCGTCTATTTCCCGGGCCGGGTGATCCCCATGCTGCCGGAGGTGTTGTCCAACGGCCTGTGCTCCATCAACCCCAAGGTCAATCGCCTGTGCATGGTCTGCGAGATGATCGTCGGCAGCAATGGCAAGGTCAAAAGCCATCGCTTCTTCGAGGGTCTGATGCGCTCTCATGCGCGACTCACCTACAACCAGGTCGCGGCGATGCTGGAGGGCGACAAGGCCCTGTGCGCAGAATATGCCGATCAGTTGCCGCATCTGCAAAACCTGCACAAGCTGTATTGCATCTTTGACCGTTGCCGCAAACGTCGGGGCGCGATTGAGTTCGAGACCACCGAGACCACCATCGTGTTCGGTGAGGGTAAAAAGATCGATCGCATCGTGCCGCTGGTGCGTAACGATGCCCACAAGATGATCGAGGAGTGCATGATCTCGGCCAATGTGGAGGCGGCCAAGTTCCTGGCGGCCAATGAAATGCCCACCCTGTATCGCGTCCACGAGACCCCCAAGGCCGAAAAACTCACCGCGCTGCGTGAGTTCCTGTCCGAGCTGGGCCTGGACCTGCCCGGTGGTGACAAGCCCCAGGCCAACCATTATGCGACCCTGCTGGCGTCGGTGCGGGAACGCCCCGATGCCCATCTGATCCAGACCGTGATGCTGCGCAGTCTCAATCAGGCCGTGTACAGCCCCGATAACAAGGGCCATTTCGGCCTGGCCCTGGAAGAATATGCGCATTTCACCTCGCCCATCCGCCGTTATCCCGACCTGCTGGTGCACCGTGCGATTCGCCATGTGCTGCGTTCCGGCAACCAGATCAAGAAAGGCGGCATGCAACGCGTGAAGCGGGCCCTGAACAAGCTGGTGGGTGGCGGGGCCGGCGCGGCCAAAACCTTTCATTACACCCATGTGGAAATGCAGCAGCTGGGTGAGCGCTGTTCGCTCACCGAGCGGCGCGCCGATGAGGCGACCCGCGATGTCACCGACTGGCTTAAGTGCGAGTACATGATGGACAAGGTGGGCGAGAGCTTCGACGGTATTGTCACCTCGGTGCTGGGTTTCGGCCTGTTCGTGGAGCTGGCCGATATCTATGTCGAGGGGCTGGTGCACATCACCTCCCTGAGCAATGACTACTATCATTTTGACGCGGCCAAGCACACCCTCACCGGTGAGCACAGCCGCACCTCCTATTGCCTGGGCGACTCGGTGCGGGTGCGGGTGGCGCGGGTGGATCTGGACGACAAAAAGATCGATTTTGAGATGCTGAGCAAGGAGGGTGCCGCGCTCTCCACCTCGCGCCCGGCGAAAAAATCCGCCAAAAAATCGGCCCGATGGGGCGGCAAAAAATCGGCCGCGACGACCGTGTCGGCTGACAGCGCAGCGGCCGATGCGCCGCCCCGGAAAAGGACTGCGAAGAAAAAGGCCAGCAGGACAAAGGCCCCAGCACAGCCGGAAGCCGCCGTGCAGGACACCCCGTCTAGCGAGGAAGGCAAGCCGGCCGGGGTGAAGAAAAAGCGCCGCCGTCGCCGCAAGCCAAAACCCAAAACTGAGGTATGAGCGATTACCTGTTCGGTCTGCACGCGGTGCAGGCCGCGTTGCAGCGTTCTCCCGGGGGCGTAACGGAAATCTGGGTGGACACCAAACGTCATGACAAGCGCATGGCGGAGCTTCTCGAACAGGCGGCCTCGGCCGGGGTCACCGTGCATACGGTGGGCAAACAGGAACTGGATGCCCTGGCCCCGGATGGCCGCCATCAGGGTGTCGTGGCGAGGGCCGAGCCGGCCCGGGTCTATACCGAGGCCGAACTGGATGGCCTGCTGGACAGGCTGGATGCGCCCCCCTTTCTGTTGATCCTGGATGGCGTGACCGACCCCCATAATCTCGGCGCCTGCCTGCGCAGCGCCGACGCCGCCGGGGTGCAGGCCGTCATCGCCCCCCGGGATCGTGCCGCCAGTCTGACCCCGGTCGCCATCAAGGTCGCCAGCGGCGCGGCCCAGACCGTGCCCTTCGTGCAGGTGACCAACCTGGCGCGTTGCCTGCGGGATCTGAAACAGCGCGGCATCTGGTTGGTGGGGCTGGACGGCCACGCCGAGCAAACCCTGCATGAGACCGATCTCAGGGGCCCATTGGCGATCGTCATGGGCGCCGAGGGGCAGGGCCTGCGGCGCCTGTCCAAGGAACACTGTGATTTCCTGGTCAAGATCCCCATGGCCGGCAGCGTGGAAAGCCTGAATGTCTCGGTGGCCACCGGGGTGTGCCTGTTCGAGGCCCTGCGACAGCGCAGCACCGGGTGATCGCATTCATTGCAATCACCCCGTTCCTTCTGTAATATTCGCCGCTCAAAATTCAGGTTGCCCCCTGTCGTTTTAGAAAGGGCAACAAACCTTGCTCCACTGTGGTGTGCCTCGCTTCGAGGACCGCAGGGGGCTTTAACCATAAGGAATGCTAGTGAGACACTACGAAATCGTGTTTCTGGTCCACCCTGACCAGAGCGATCAGGTTCCCACCATGATCGAAAAGTACAAATCCATCATTGAAGCCGACAGTGGCAGCATTCACCGCCTGGAAGACTGGGGTCGCCGCCATCTGGCCTATCCCATCAACAAGGTGCACAAGGCCCATTACGTACTGATGAATATCGAGTGCGGCGCCACGGCCCTGGAAGAAATCGAAACCGCTTTCCGCTATAACGATGCCGTGATTCGCAGCATGGTAATGCGGACCAAAGCCGCCATCACTGATCCCTCCCCGCTGGCACGCTCCAAGGAAGAAGAGGCGCGTGATCGTCGTCCTCAACCGGAAGCGGAATACAGCGCCCCGGATGCCGACGAGTCTTTGGATACCGAAGACGAGCTGGGCGCTGAGGCCTAAAACGGCTGTTGCCGGTACACGCTGTTACCTGTAAACAGAAACGAACAGAATTGTTGAGAGGATAAGTGAATGTCACGTTTTTATCGTCGTAGAAAATATTGCCGCTTTACCGCGGAAGGTATCAAAGAGATCGACTACAAGGATCTCAATACCCTGAAGGCCTATGTCTCGGAGTCCGGCAAAATTGTGCCCAGCCGTATCACCGGCACCAAGGCCAAGTACCAGCGCCAGCTGACGGCGTGCATCAAGCGCGCCCGTGTGTTGGCCCTGTTGCCGTACAGCGACTCACATCAGTAGATTTGATGTCAGTCCTGCCGTTGGCCAGGCAGCATGGTCGATGGTGAATGAAATGAGAATGATCACCGGCAGAATGAAATGAAGGCACTGGCCGCTTTTATTCTGCGTGGGCCGAGTCAGGCGATCCTGGTTGCCGTCGGCACCGCGGTGCTGGCGATGATGTTGCCACCGCTGAGTGTGGTCAGTGGCGCGGTGGTGGCCCTGGTCACCCTGCGCTCGGGGGTGCGTCCCGGGGCGCTGGTGATGTTGGGTAGCGCGGCCTTTGTGGCCCTGCTGGCCTATATGTCGCTGGGTAATGCCTGGATCGGCAGCATATTTTTGCTGGTGCTGTGGTTGCCGTTGTGGATCCTGGCCTGGGTGCTGCGCGAGACGCGTTCCCTGACCCTGGCCACCACCATGGCCGGGGTGATCGGGATTGTCGGTGTGCTGGTTGTCTATGCCCTGGTGGGTGATGTGACGGCATGGTGGGAGCAGGTACTGCTCACCCTGTTTGAACCCGCAATGGAGGCCGGTGGGCCGCTGGCGGATCGTGAGGCGGTGGTGGCGATTTTGGCCAGTATCGCCAGGATCATGACCGGTATCGCGGCTGCGGGCATGACCCTGAACGCGGTGATGTGTCTATACCTGGCGCGGGGCTGGCAGGCACAGCTGTACAACCCGGGCGGTTTTCGCGACGAATTCTATGAGTTGCGCATGGGACAACGCATCGCCCTGGTGTCGCTCGGGTTCATCGTCGTCACACTGCTGCCGCTGGGCGTGCTCAGCCACATGGCCGGCGAGATCGTGATCGTGATCATGAGCCTTTATGTGTTGCAGGGGCTGGCGCTGATCCACGCCATCGTGGCCAAACGGCAACTGCACAAGGCCTGGTTGATCGTATTGTATCTGGTGATGCTGTTTGTATTGCCGCAGCTGATGGCCTTGGTCGCGGTGTTGGGTTTGGTTGATACCTGGGCGGATTTTCGCCGGCGAATCGGCCCGCAACAACAGTGAATTTTTTGTTAACGTAAGATTGAATTGAGGTAGGCGCAATGAACGTGATTCTGTTGGAAAAAGTGCAGAACCTGGGGGACCTGGGTGAACAGGTCAACGTTAAAGCCGGTTACGGCCGTAATTTCCTGATCCCGAAAGGCAAGGCCGTGTCCGCCACCAAGGACAATGTGGCCAAGTTTGAGGAACGCCGCGCGGAGCTGGAAAAGGTCGCCGCCGAGAAACTGGCTATTGCCCAGACTCGCAAGCTCAGCCTTGAGGCCTTGCAGATCACCATCGCCCAGCAGGCCGGTGATGAAGGCAAACTGTTCGGCTCGATCGGCACCCACGATATCGCTGAGGCGATTACTGCGGCCGGTATCGAAGTCTCGAAGGCGGAAGTCCGTTTGCCCGAAGGTGCGCTGCGCCACATCGGTGACTACGACGTCAACATCGAGCTGCACAGTGATGTGGTCGCCGTCGTGAAGCTCAGCGTCGTCGCTGAATAGCGACACCCGAGCAAGCCCCTGCACGGGGGCTAGCCTGATCGACCGGTCTGTTTCGGGGCCGACACGCCAGACGGCGGTGCTTTGCAGAAAGCGCCGCCGTTTTGCGTTGGGGCGGCGGCACAGTCGCATCTCAAGCGAACCACGCGCGATTTTTTTGGGTTTCGGTCCATCGCGCCATCCCTTTTTTTACGCATTCAGTTACCATGAGCAGACCATGCACGAACTAGCCTATCCCTCCGAAATGACCGATTCCGCCACCTCGGCGCTGAAGCTTGCCCCCCAGTCCATCGAGGCCGAGCAGTCGGTGCTGGGCGGCCTGATGCTGGACAACCAGGCCTGGGACAAGGCCGCCGACATGGTGGTGGAGGAGGACTTTTACCGCCGCGATCATCGGCTGATCTTCCGCGCCATCGCGGCCTTGCAGGCGCGCAGCAGCCCCTGCGATGTGGTGACCCTAGCCGAGTGGCTGGACAAAAATGACCTGCTGCAAGAGGCCGGCGGGCTGGCCTATCTGGGCACCCTGGCCAAGAACACTCCCAGCGCGGCCAACATCAAGGCCTACTGCGAGATTGTCCGCAATCGCTCGGTACTGCGCCAGCTGATTGCCGTCGGCAATGGCATCTGTGGCAGCGCCTATCAGACAGAGGGGCGCAGCACCGAGGAGCTGCTGGACGAGGCCGAGCGCGAGGTGTTCAAGATTGCCGAGCAGGGCGCGCGGGCCCAGAAGGGCTTTGTGGCGATCAAGGATCTGCTGGTCAAGGCGGTCGATCGCATCGACGAGCTCTTTCAGCAGGACAACCCCATCACCGGCGTGCCCACCGGCTGGACCGATTTCGACGAGAAGACCTCCGGCCTGCAAAAGGGCGACCTGATCATCGTCGCCGGTCGACCCTCCATGGGCAAAACCAGCTTCGCGATGAACATCGCGGAAAATGCCGCGATCCAGGCCAGGGTGCCGACCGCGGTGTTCAGTATGGAAATGCCCGGCGAGCAACTGGCGATGCGCCTGCTGTCGTCACTGGGCCGCATCGACCAGCACCGGATGCGCACCGGCAAGCTGGAAGATGAGGATTGGCCGCGGCTGACCTCCTCGGTGGGCATTCTGGCCGAGGCGCCGCTGTTTATCGATGACACCCCGGCGCTGTCGCCCAATGACCTGCGCGCCCGGGCCCGGCGCCTGAGCCGGGAACACGGACTGGGGCTGATCGTGATCGACTATTTGCAGTTGATGCAGGTACATGGCACCAGCGAAAACCGCACCAACGAAATCTCCGAGATTTCCCGCTCACTCAAGGCCCTGGCCAAGGAACTGGAGGTGCCGGTGATCGCGCTCTCGCAGCTCAATCGCAGTCTGGAACAGCGGCCCAACAAACGCCCGGTGATGTCGGATCTACGCGAGTCGGGCGCCATCGAGCAGGACGCCGACGTCATCGCCTTTATCTATCGCGACGAGGTCTACAACGAAGACAGCCCCGACAAGGGCACCGCCGAGATCATCATCGGCAAACAGCGTAACGGGCCTATCGGCACCACCCGGCTGACCTTCATCGGCCAGTTCACCCGCTTTGAAAATTTCATCCACGACATCTATTCCGATGACGACGGATATTCCTAATGAAGCCCAGCCTATGACACGGGCGGCGCAGGCCGTCATTGACCTCGATGCCCTGCGGCACAATCTGCAACGGGCCCACACCGCCGACCCCGGCGCCAAACAGTACGCGGTCATCAAGGCCGATGCCTACGGCCACGGCCTGGTGCCGGTGGCGCAGGCCCTGACGGCGGCGGACGGCTTTGCCGTGGTCACGCTCGACGAGGCGCTGCAGCTGCGGGAGGCGGGCATCCGCCAGCCCATTCTGCTGCTCGAGGGCTTTTTTCAGGCCGACGAACTGGCGGTGATTCAGCGGCATCGGCTGGATATGGTGGTCCACCACGAGGCCCAGCTGGCCGCCCTCGAGGCCCTGGCGCCGGTTGATGACGCCAGCCGCGTGTCGGTCTGGCTGAAGATCGACACCGGTATGCACCGACTGGGTTTTGCGGGCACCGAGCTGCCCGCCATCTGGCAACGGCTGACCCGTTGCGCGGTGGTGCAGCAACCGCCACGGGTGATGACCCACCTGGCCTGTGCCGATGACTTTCAGCACCCGGCCACCCAGCAACAGCTGTCACTGTTTACCGAACTGCTCACCGCGCAGGACGCCATCCAGGCGGCCGGCAGTGAATGCAGTGTCGCCAACTCGGCCGGCATCCTCGGCTGGATGAACAGCCACAGCGATATCAACCGTCCCGGCATCATGCTGTATGGCGTCTCGCCCTTTCTCGGTGAAACCGGCGCCGCCCGCCGCCTGCGCCCGGTGATGACCCTGCGCAGCGAGCTGATCGCCATCAAGGCGT is part of the Gammaproteobacteria bacterium genome and harbors:
- the rnr gene encoding ribonuclease R, with the translated sequence MSKKHSKPARDPHAEREARKYDKPIASRELILETLAEAGEPMTWQQLAEVLGLHEADETEALSRRLRAMERDGQVVRNRRDGYGPLEKMDLVRGRIQAHPDGFGFLIPDDGSDDLFMSAREMRALMHGDRVVASVSGIDRRGRREGVVVEVLERNTHQVVGRFQLEGGMAFVIPDNKRVVHDIAVLPENAGDARHGQIVLVELVQQPTRRRQPMGRVIEIVGDHMAPGMEIDIAVRSHELPHAWPDAVDDEVGGLRAEVPDSAVADREDIRALPLVTIDGEDARDFDDAVYCEPHGKDGKEWRLLVAIADVSHYVAVNSALDKEAVERGNSVYFPGRVIPMLPEVLSNGLCSINPKVNRLCMVCEMIVGSNGKVKSHRFFEGLMRSHARLTYNQVAAMLEGDKALCAEYADQLPHLQNLHKLYCIFDRCRKRRGAIEFETTETTIVFGEGKKIDRIVPLVRNDAHKMIEECMISANVEAAKFLAANEMPTLYRVHETPKAEKLTALREFLSELGLDLPGGDKPQANHYATLLASVRERPDAHLIQTVMLRSLNQAVYSPDNKGHFGLALEEYAHFTSPIRRYPDLLVHRAIRHVLRSGNQIKKGGMQRVKRALNKLVGGGAGAAKTFHYTHVEMQQLGERCSLTERRADEATRDVTDWLKCEYMMDKVGESFDGIVTSVLGFGLFVELADIYVEGLVHITSLSNDYYHFDAAKHTLTGEHSRTSYCLGDSVRVRVARVDLDDKKIDFEMLSKEGAALSTSRPAKKSAKKSARWGGKKSAATTVSADSAAADAPPRKRTAKKKASRTKAPAQPEAAVQDTPSSEEGKPAGVKKKRRRRRKPKPKTEV
- the rplI gene encoding 50S ribosomal protein L9, which translates into the protein MNVILLEKVQNLGDLGEQVNVKAGYGRNFLIPKGKAVSATKDNVAKFEERRAELEKVAAEKLAIAQTRKLSLEALQITIAQQAGDEGKLFGSIGTHDIAEAITAAGIEVSKAEVRLPEGALRHIGDYDVNIELHSDVVAVVKLSVVAE
- the rlmB gene encoding 23S rRNA (guanosine(2251)-2'-O)-methyltransferase RlmB; its protein translation is MSDYLFGLHAVQAALQRSPGGVTEIWVDTKRHDKRMAELLEQAASAGVTVHTVGKQELDALAPDGRHQGVVARAEPARVYTEAELDGLLDRLDAPPFLLILDGVTDPHNLGACLRSADAAGVQAVIAPRDRAASLTPVAIKVASGAAQTVPFVQVTNLARCLRDLKQRGIWLVGLDGHAEQTLHETDLRGPLAIVMGAEGQGLRRLSKEHCDFLVKIPMAGSVESLNVSVATGVCLFEALRQRSTG
- the alr gene encoding alanine racemase → MTRAAQAVIDLDALRHNLQRAHTADPGAKQYAVIKADAYGHGLVPVAQALTAADGFAVVTLDEALQLREAGIRQPILLLEGFFQADELAVIQRHRLDMVVHHEAQLAALEALAPVDDASRVSVWLKIDTGMHRLGFAGTELPAIWQRLTRCAVVQQPPRVMTHLACADDFQHPATQQQLSLFTELLTAQDAIQAAGSECSVANSAGILGWMNSHSDINRPGIMLYGVSPFLGETGAARRLRPVMTLRSELIAIKACRQGDAIGYGATWQCPEDLPVGVVAMGYGDGYPRHAPTGTPVLVNGVRVPLVGRVSMDMICVDLRTQPQAQVGDEVVLWGEGLPAEVVAEAASTIAYELFCGVTARVPRRYIGAAGGTPADTVLPG
- the dnaB gene encoding replicative DNA helicase, which translates into the protein MHELAYPSEMTDSATSALKLAPQSIEAEQSVLGGLMLDNQAWDKAADMVVEEDFYRRDHRLIFRAIAALQARSSPCDVVTLAEWLDKNDLLQEAGGLAYLGTLAKNTPSAANIKAYCEIVRNRSVLRQLIAVGNGICGSAYQTEGRSTEELLDEAEREVFKIAEQGARAQKGFVAIKDLLVKAVDRIDELFQQDNPITGVPTGWTDFDEKTSGLQKGDLIIVAGRPSMGKTSFAMNIAENAAIQARVPTAVFSMEMPGEQLAMRLLSSLGRIDQHRMRTGKLEDEDWPRLTSSVGILAEAPLFIDDTPALSPNDLRARARRLSREHGLGLIVIDYLQLMQVHGTSENRTNEISEISRSLKALAKELEVPVIALSQLNRSLEQRPNKRPVMSDLRESGAIEQDADVIAFIYRDEVYNEDSPDKGTAEIIIGKQRNGPIGTTRLTFIGQFTRFENFIHDIYSDDDGYS
- the rpsR gene encoding 30S ribosomal protein S18 yields the protein MSRFYRRRKYCRFTAEGIKEIDYKDLNTLKAYVSESGKIVPSRITGTKAKYQRQLTACIKRARVLALLPYSDSHQ
- the rpsF gene encoding 30S ribosomal protein S6, with the translated sequence MRHYEIVFLVHPDQSDQVPTMIEKYKSIIEADSGSIHRLEDWGRRHLAYPINKVHKAHYVLMNIECGATALEEIETAFRYNDAVIRSMVMRTKAAITDPSPLARSKEEEARDRRPQPEAEYSAPDADESLDTEDELGAEA
- a CDS encoding DUF2232 domain-containing protein translates to MKALAAFILRGPSQAILVAVGTAVLAMMLPPLSVVSGAVVALVTLRSGVRPGALVMLGSAAFVALLAYMSLGNAWIGSIFLLVLWLPLWILAWVLRETRSLTLATTMAGVIGIVGVLVVYALVGDVTAWWEQVLLTLFEPAMEAGGPLADREAVVAILASIARIMTGIAAAGMTLNAVMCLYLARGWQAQLYNPGGFRDEFYELRMGQRIALVSLGFIVVTLLPLGVLSHMAGEIVIVIMSLYVLQGLALIHAIVAKRQLHKAWLIVLYLVMLFVLPQLMALVAVLGLVDTWADFRRRIGPQQQ